A window of Aeromicrobium sp. A1-2 contains these coding sequences:
- the hemQ gene encoding hydrogen peroxide-dependent heme synthase — MSTIANKGKLAKEINDTIRYTMWSVFRIEKVLGDAPRAEIAAEVDELIAKLAADDVIVRGTYDVSGLRADADLMIWWHAPTSDALQAAYNAFRRTALGARMAPVWSQMALHRPAEFNRSHIPAFMAEDETHPYVCVYPFVRSYEWYLLPDEERREMLREHGMQARDYPDVRANTVASFALGDYEWMLAFEADELHRIVDLMRELRASQARRHVREEVPFYTGRAHTVTELTELWP, encoded by the coding sequence ATGAGCACCATCGCGAACAAGGGCAAACTGGCCAAGGAGATCAACGACACGATCCGCTACACGATGTGGTCGGTGTTCCGGATCGAGAAGGTCCTGGGCGACGCTCCACGCGCCGAGATCGCGGCCGAGGTCGACGAGCTGATCGCCAAGCTCGCGGCTGACGACGTCATCGTGCGTGGCACCTACGACGTGAGTGGCCTGCGGGCCGACGCCGACCTGATGATCTGGTGGCACGCGCCGACCAGCGACGCGCTGCAGGCCGCCTACAACGCGTTCCGACGTACGGCCCTGGGCGCCCGCATGGCGCCGGTGTGGTCGCAGATGGCGTTGCACCGGCCGGCGGAGTTCAACCGGTCGCACATCCCGGCGTTCATGGCCGAGGATGAGACCCACCCGTACGTCTGCGTCTATCCGTTCGTCCGGTCGTACGAGTGGTACTTGCTGCCCGACGAGGAGCGTCGCGAGATGCTGCGCGAGCACGGCATGCAGGCCCGGGACTATCCCGACGTGCGGGCCAACACGGTCGCCTCGTTCGCACTGGGCGACTACGAGTGGATGCTCGCGTTCGAGGCCGACGAGCTGCACCGCATCGTCGACCTGATGCGCGAGCTGCGGGCCAGCCAGGCCCGTCGCCACGTACGCGAAGAGGTCCCGTTCTACACGGGCCGCGCGCACACCGTCACCGAGCTCACCGAACTCTGGCCCTGA
- a CDS encoding sirohydrochlorin chelatase has translation MTAPALIALAHGSRDPRSAQTITALTELVACMRPDLRIEPAFLDLAEPDFDAAVNRLVAEGHQEIVVVPLLLTEAFHANIDVPSVIAAALARHNGILIEATKVLGIENAFFHILDKRLRDALSLNKVRELDALVLAGAGSSDPLANAAISRAARAWGAHHKLPTIAAFASSVPPAAGEAVRAHRADGRRHIAVGQLFLAPGVLPDRVTELAYEAGAVAVAEPLGVDDEIARVILARYAVGAVDLVPLEPLSA, from the coding sequence ATGACCGCACCAGCACTCATTGCTCTTGCGCATGGCAGCCGCGATCCGCGTTCTGCCCAGACGATCACAGCCCTGACGGAGTTGGTGGCGTGCATGCGTCCCGACCTCCGGATCGAGCCAGCTTTTCTCGACCTCGCCGAGCCCGACTTCGACGCCGCCGTCAACCGGCTGGTGGCCGAGGGACACCAGGAGATCGTGGTGGTGCCGTTGCTGCTCACCGAGGCGTTCCACGCCAACATCGACGTGCCGAGCGTCATCGCGGCCGCTCTGGCGCGGCACAACGGCATCTTGATCGAGGCCACGAAGGTGCTCGGCATCGAGAATGCGTTCTTCCACATCCTCGACAAGCGTCTGCGCGACGCGCTCTCGCTCAACAAGGTGCGTGAGCTCGATGCCCTCGTGCTCGCGGGCGCCGGCTCGTCCGACCCGCTGGCCAACGCGGCCATCTCCCGGGCTGCCCGGGCCTGGGGCGCGCACCACAAGCTGCCGACGATCGCGGCGTTCGCCTCGAGCGTTCCGCCGGCCGCCGGTGAGGCAGTCCGCGCCCACCGGGCGGACGGACGCCGACACATCGCGGTTGGCCAGCTGTTCCTCGCACCTGGCGTCCTGCCGGACCGGGTGACCGAGCTGGCGTACGAGGCCGGGGCCGTCGCGGTGGCCGAGCCGCTGGGCGTCGACGACGAGATCGCCCGGGTCATCCTGGCGCGGTACGCCGTCGGTGCGGTCGACCTCGTCCCGCTGGAACCGCTGTCGGCCTGA
- a CDS encoding acyl-CoA dehydrogenase family protein, with the protein MDPLQRAPSNQAIPLVGYNVATADRALMDSVAAFGGVHAAEIADAIEPMGRLAGSAETREHWHLANENEPVLRTNDRFGNRIDEVDFHPSWHWLMTQGVGFGLTAEPWTSDSPVAHLKRAAGFFTWGQSEAGHMCPITMTYAVVPALRADDALAKQWTSGLASRTYDFGLRPPEGKAGLLAGMGMTEKQGGSDLRTNSTIARPTETHGEYLLTGHKWFTSAPMNDVILVLAQATEGMTCFVVPRVRPDGTRNALSIVRLKDKLGNRSNASSELEFNDAYATRLGDEGRGIRTIIEMVSATRMDCILGSAGIMRKALAEATWHASHRAAFGATLADQPAMTNVLADLAVESEAATMVALRLASAVDRPDDPHEQALRRIGLALEKFWVCKRTPFMVAEALECLGGNGYVEESGMPLLFRESPLNSIWEGSGNVNALDVLRALGREPETLDAWITEVGSVRGEDRRLDAVVDEVLTELADLTDIEVRARRIAGRMATALQGTVLLKHGDPAVADAFCASRLGGDWGGTFGTLPRGLDLAGIVARAIPHLES; encoded by the coding sequence ATGGATCCCCTCCAGCGTGCACCTTCCAATCAGGCGATCCCGCTGGTCGGCTACAACGTCGCGACCGCCGACCGGGCCTTGATGGATTCCGTCGCTGCTTTCGGTGGCGTCCACGCCGCGGAGATCGCCGATGCGATCGAGCCGATGGGGCGCCTGGCCGGATCCGCCGAGACGCGCGAGCACTGGCACCTGGCCAACGAGAACGAGCCGGTCCTGCGTACCAACGACCGGTTCGGCAACCGCATAGACGAGGTCGACTTCCACCCGTCGTGGCACTGGCTGATGACACAGGGCGTCGGCTTCGGCTTGACCGCCGAGCCCTGGACGTCGGACTCCCCCGTCGCCCACCTGAAGCGTGCCGCCGGCTTCTTCACGTGGGGCCAGTCCGAGGCCGGGCACATGTGCCCGATCACCATGACATACGCCGTCGTGCCGGCTCTTCGAGCCGATGACGCACTCGCCAAGCAGTGGACCTCCGGGCTGGCGTCCCGCACGTACGACTTCGGGCTTCGCCCCCCAGAGGGCAAGGCTGGCCTGCTCGCCGGCATGGGAATGACTGAAAAGCAGGGCGGCTCGGACCTGCGCACCAACAGCACGATCGCCCGCCCCACCGAGACACACGGCGAATACCTGCTCACGGGCCACAAGTGGTTCACCTCGGCGCCCATGAATGACGTGATCCTCGTGTTGGCGCAGGCCACTGAAGGCATGACGTGCTTCGTGGTGCCGCGAGTGCGCCCGGACGGCACCCGCAACGCGCTGTCGATCGTGCGACTCAAGGACAAGCTCGGCAACCGGTCCAACGCATCCAGCGAGCTTGAGTTCAACGACGCGTACGCGACCCGGCTCGGCGACGAGGGCCGCGGCATCCGCACGATCATCGAGATGGTCTCGGCCACGCGGATGGATTGCATCCTCGGCTCGGCCGGCATCATGCGCAAGGCACTCGCCGAGGCGACGTGGCACGCGAGCCACCGGGCCGCCTTCGGCGCGACGCTGGCTGACCAGCCGGCGATGACCAACGTCCTCGCCGACCTGGCGGTCGAGAGCGAGGCGGCCACGATGGTGGCGCTGCGGCTGGCCTCCGCCGTCGACCGACCGGATGACCCGCACGAGCAGGCGCTGCGTCGGATCGGCCTGGCGCTGGAGAAGTTCTGGGTCTGCAAACGGACGCCATTCATGGTCGCCGAGGCGCTGGAGTGCCTGGGCGGCAACGGCTACGTCGAGGAGTCGGGGATGCCCCTGCTGTTCCGCGAGTCGCCGCTCAACTCGATCTGGGAAGGCAGCGGGAACGTCAACGCGCTCGACGTGCTGCGCGCGCTCGGGCGGGAGCCCGAGACTCTGGACGCGTGGATCACCGAGGTCGGCTCGGTCCGGGGTGAGGACAGGCGCCTGGACGCCGTCGTCGACGAGGTGCTGACCGAGCTCGCAGACCTGACCGACATCGAAGTGCGTGCGCGCCGCATCGCCGGCCGGATGGCCACGGCACTGCAGGGCACCGTCCTACTGAAGCACGGCGACCCGGCGGTCGCCGACGCCTTCTGCGCCTCGCGCCTCGGCGGCGACTGGGGCGGTACGTTCGGCACCCTCCCGCGCGGTCTCGATCTCGCGGGCATTGTTGCCCGCGCCATCCCTCACCTGGAGAGCTGA
- a CDS encoding nitrite/sulfite reductase, translated as MATATETETPTRQARPRRGEGQWALGYREPLNANEQSKKDDNPLNVRARIESIYSQRGFDSIDPGDMRGRFRWWGLYTQRKAGIDGGRTATLEPEELEDKYFMLRVRVDGGQLNLAQLRTIADLSQAYGRDSADLTDRQNVQYHWIDIRDVPTIWERLEAVGLSTQEACGDCPRVILGSPVAGVSLDEIIDGTPAIEQIEREFIGDQAFSNLPRKFKTAISGHPGHDVVPQINDIAFAGAVHPQHGPGFDLWVGGGLSTNPMLAQRVGVWVPLDEVADVWKGVTSIFRDYGYRRLRTRARLKFLIADWGVEKFREVLETEYLGRTLVHLDAPEAPEAPATPADHVGVFRQTDGKYFVGAAPTVGRISGTLLHQVADIVEAHGSDRIRTTPMQKLLVLDVEEHRVESLVAALAEIGLHARPSQWRRNTMACTGIEFCKLAIVNTKDRAKDLIAELEQRVPELDSPITVNVNGCPNSCARIQTADIGLKGMLVNDADGNTVEGFQVHLGGALGLEAGFGRKLRAHKVAGDRLPDYIEKLSRTYLEQREHGEPFARWVARADDEVLR; from the coding sequence ATGGCAACAGCCACCGAAACGGAAACACCCACACGTCAGGCGCGACCCCGACGCGGCGAGGGCCAGTGGGCGCTGGGCTACCGCGAACCACTGAACGCGAACGAGCAGTCCAAGAAGGACGACAACCCACTCAACGTCCGGGCCCGCATCGAGAGCATCTACTCCCAGCGCGGCTTCGACTCGATCGACCCGGGCGACATGCGCGGACGCTTCCGCTGGTGGGGCCTCTACACGCAGCGCAAGGCTGGCATCGACGGCGGCCGAACCGCGACCCTCGAGCCCGAAGAGCTCGAGGACAAGTACTTCATGCTCCGGGTCCGCGTCGACGGCGGACAGCTGAACCTTGCTCAGCTGCGGACGATCGCCGACCTTTCGCAGGCCTATGGTCGCGACTCCGCTGACCTGACAGACCGGCAGAACGTCCAATACCACTGGATCGACATCCGGGATGTCCCGACGATCTGGGAGCGCCTCGAGGCCGTCGGCCTCTCGACCCAGGAGGCGTGCGGTGACTGCCCGCGAGTCATTCTCGGCAGCCCCGTTGCCGGGGTGTCGCTGGATGAGATCATCGACGGCACGCCAGCGATCGAGCAGATCGAGCGCGAGTTCATCGGCGACCAGGCGTTCTCCAACCTCCCGCGCAAGTTCAAGACCGCGATCAGCGGCCACCCCGGCCACGACGTCGTCCCGCAGATCAACGACATCGCCTTTGCCGGCGCGGTGCACCCCCAGCATGGACCCGGCTTCGACCTCTGGGTGGGCGGCGGCCTCTCGACCAACCCCATGTTGGCGCAGCGGGTCGGCGTGTGGGTGCCGCTCGACGAGGTGGCCGACGTCTGGAAGGGCGTCACGAGCATCTTTCGCGACTACGGCTACCGGCGCCTGCGCACCCGTGCGCGGCTGAAGTTCCTGATTGCCGACTGGGGCGTCGAGAAGTTCCGCGAAGTGCTCGAGACCGAGTACCTCGGACGTACGCTCGTCCACCTCGACGCGCCCGAGGCGCCCGAGGCGCCCGCCACCCCGGCGGATCACGTCGGCGTGTTCCGGCAGACCGACGGCAAGTATTTCGTGGGCGCCGCGCCCACGGTCGGCCGCATCTCCGGCACGCTGCTGCACCAGGTCGCCGACATCGTCGAGGCCCACGGCAGCGACAGAATCCGCACGACGCCGATGCAGAAGCTGCTGGTCCTGGATGTCGAGGAGCATCGGGTCGAGTCACTCGTGGCCGCCCTCGCTGAGATCGGCCTCCACGCTCGCCCGTCGCAGTGGCGTCGCAACACGATGGCGTGCACGGGCATCGAGTTCTGCAAGCTCGCGATCGTCAACACCAAGGATCGCGCCAAGGACCTGATCGCCGAGCTCGAGCAGAGGGTGCCCGAGCTCGACTCCCCCATCACGGTCAACGTCAACGGCTGCCCCAACTCGTGCGCCCGCATCCAGACCGCCGACATCGGCCTCAAGGGCATGTTGGTCAACGACGCCGACGGCAACACCGTGGAGGGCTTCCAGGTGCACCTCGGTGGCGCGCTCGGGCTCGAGGCTGGCTTCGGTCGCAAGTTGCGGGCGCACAAGGTCGCCGGGGACCGCCTTCCCGACTACATCGAGAAGCTCTCCCGGACGTACCTCGAGCAGCGTGAGCACGGCGAGCCCTTCGCCCGGTGGGTCGCCCGAGCCGACGACGAGGTGCTGCGATGA
- the msrB gene encoding peptide-methionine (R)-S-oxide reductase MsrB has translation MAYDVEKTDQEWKAELSAAEFDVLRKAGTERPFSSSYETDPTVGVYECRACSAELFRSDTKFDAHCGWPAFYSPLAEDRVEYIEDRSMFGGVRTEVRCARCGSHLGHVFKGEGFPTPTDERFCINGVSLQLRADS, from the coding sequence ATGGCTTACGACGTGGAAAAGACCGACCAAGAGTGGAAGGCCGAGCTGAGCGCGGCCGAGTTCGATGTGCTGCGCAAGGCTGGCACGGAACGTCCGTTCAGCTCGTCGTACGAGACGGATCCGACGGTCGGCGTCTACGAGTGCCGCGCCTGCAGCGCCGAGCTGTTTCGCAGCGATACCAAGTTCGATGCGCACTGCGGCTGGCCGGCGTTCTACTCCCCGCTCGCCGAGGACCGCGTCGAGTACATCGAGGACCGCTCGATGTTCGGCGGCGTACGCACCGAGGTGCGCTGCGCCCGATGCGGCTCGCACCTCGGCCACGTGTTCAAGGGCGAAGGCTTCCCGACTCCCACCGACGAGCGCTTCTGCATCAACGGCGTGAGCCTGCAGCTCCGCGCCGACTCCTGA
- the hemG gene encoding protoporphyrinogen oxidase: protein MRVAVVGGGMAGLAAAYELASSGADVVILEGSDRLGGKLRLGSVGDLTLDLGAESILARRPEGLDLIAAVGLDGKMVNPHTITASIWTHGELRPMPATVMGIPADLTELAASGIARVDDPHVLPVPDEDVSVADFVATRLGRDVLDRLVEPLLGGVYAGHTEALSLRATTPQIAALGPDLLAGATAARAAATASGPVFAGLVGGVGQLPAAVAATPGLEVRLDSTVRAITRTTDGWRLSVGPTTGVEHLDVDAVVVAAPAPAAARLIAEDAPDAAFALAAIDYASMAIVTYVLDEPPAFEGSGFLVPPVDGKFIKAATVSSNKWGWVADTGRTVIRASVGRAGEATLLQHDDRAITAGALADLRAAFGGLAEPVDAVVQRWGGALPQYDVGHLDRVATIERSVASVRGLEVCGAAYRGVGIPAVIASGRAAARRLLDAGTIDA from the coding sequence ATGCGTGTCGCAGTCGTCGGTGGTGGCATGGCCGGGCTGGCCGCGGCGTACGAGCTGGCCTCCAGCGGCGCGGACGTCGTCATTCTGGAGGGCTCGGACCGACTCGGTGGCAAGCTCCGGCTGGGCTCGGTCGGCGATCTGACGCTGGACCTCGGGGCCGAGTCGATCCTGGCTCGCCGACCCGAAGGCTTGGACCTGATCGCGGCAGTCGGACTCGACGGCAAGATGGTCAACCCGCACACCATCACGGCGTCCATCTGGACCCATGGCGAGCTGCGACCCATGCCTGCCACGGTTATGGGCATCCCCGCCGATCTGACCGAGCTGGCTGCCTCCGGTATCGCCCGGGTCGACGATCCGCATGTGCTTCCGGTGCCGGACGAGGACGTCTCCGTTGCGGACTTCGTCGCCACGCGGCTCGGTCGGGACGTACTTGACCGTCTCGTAGAGCCATTGCTGGGCGGTGTCTATGCCGGTCACACCGAGGCCTTGTCGCTGCGTGCCACGACCCCTCAGATAGCCGCCTTGGGCCCCGACCTGCTCGCCGGCGCCACCGCGGCTCGGGCCGCTGCGACGGCGAGCGGCCCGGTGTTCGCCGGACTTGTCGGGGGAGTGGGCCAGCTGCCGGCCGCTGTCGCGGCGACCCCCGGCCTGGAGGTCCGGCTCGACTCGACGGTCCGCGCGATCACTCGGACGACGGACGGCTGGCGTCTCTCGGTCGGGCCGACGACCGGCGTCGAGCATCTTGACGTGGATGCCGTCGTGGTGGCGGCCCCGGCACCGGCCGCCGCGCGACTGATCGCCGAGGATGCACCCGATGCCGCCTTCGCGCTCGCCGCGATCGACTACGCCAGCATGGCGATCGTCACGTACGTGCTCGACGAGCCGCCGGCGTTCGAAGGATCCGGCTTCCTGGTCCCGCCCGTCGACGGGAAGTTCATCAAGGCGGCGACCGTGTCGTCCAACAAGTGGGGCTGGGTCGCGGACACCGGACGTACGGTCATCCGCGCCTCGGTCGGGCGTGCGGGCGAGGCGACGCTCCTCCAGCACGACGATCGCGCCATCACCGCGGGCGCACTGGCCGACCTGCGTGCGGCGTTCGGCGGACTTGCGGAACCGGTCGACGCGGTGGTGCAGCGCTGGGGAGGGGCGCTGCCGCAGTACGACGTCGGTCACCTCGACAGGGTCGCCACCATCGAGCGTTCTGTCGCCTCGGTGCGTGGGCTCGAGGTCTGCGGTGCGGCCTATCGCGGCGTCGGCATCCCGGCGGTCATCGCCTCGGGTCGGGCGGCCGCACGGCGACTTCTGGACGCTGGGACAATAGACGCATGA
- a CDS encoding PPK2 family polyphosphate kinase — protein MAKSLDAQLTITAPVDLSAYDSRATTGFSGKKDDAAKHLAEMGKELSDLQEKLFAGGRAESSNARVLVVLQGMDTSGKGGIIRHVAGLVDPQGLTITSFKKPSPEELEHDFLWRVERALPGPGMIGVFDRSHYEDVLIGRVRQLAPPEEIERRYSAINDFEQAFTDSGGVIIKCFLHITADDQAERLAARLDDPSKHWKYNTGDLDERMLWGDYQRAYALALERCSTAHAPWHIVPSGRKWYRNWAVAALLLEQLRALDLEWPVADFAVEAERARLATM, from the coding sequence ATGGCCAAGTCTCTCGATGCCCAGCTCACCATCACAGCGCCGGTCGACCTCTCGGCATACGACTCGCGGGCCACTACGGGCTTCTCTGGCAAGAAGGACGACGCCGCGAAGCACCTCGCCGAGATGGGGAAGGAGCTCAGCGACCTGCAAGAAAAGCTGTTCGCCGGTGGTCGGGCCGAGTCGAGCAACGCACGGGTGCTGGTCGTCCTGCAGGGCATGGACACCTCGGGCAAGGGCGGCATCATCCGCCACGTCGCGGGCCTGGTCGATCCCCAGGGACTGACCATCACCTCGTTCAAGAAGCCATCACCCGAAGAACTCGAGCACGACTTCCTGTGGCGGGTCGAGCGGGCGCTGCCCGGCCCGGGGATGATCGGCGTTTTCGACCGGTCGCACTACGAGGACGTGCTGATCGGCCGGGTCCGCCAGCTCGCGCCCCCCGAGGAGATCGAGCGTCGCTACAGCGCGATCAACGACTTCGAGCAGGCATTCACGGACTCCGGTGGGGTCATCATCAAGTGCTTCCTGCACATCACCGCCGACGATCAGGCGGAACGACTGGCCGCCCGGCTGGATGACCCCAGCAAGCACTGGAAGTACAACACCGGCGACCTCGACGAGCGCATGCTGTGGGGCGACTACCAGCGGGCGTACGCCTTGGCGCTCGAGCGCTGCTCGACCGCGCACGCCCCGTGGCACATCGTGCCGAGTGGTCGCAAGTGGTACCGCAACTGGGCCGTGGCAGCGCTGCTGCTGGAACAGCTGCGCGCCCTCGACCTGGAGTGGCCGGTCGCCGACTTCGCCGTCGAGGCCGAGCGCGCACGTCTCGCGACGATGTAG
- a CDS encoding DUF3000 domain-containing protein, with protein MGARSEIDRTPARFTAAVEQVRQAVLRPEVVVDEMPAPQRIAPHAFAMSGDVLVGEDELATGRFILLHDPAGNDAWGGTFRCVTFARADIDADMAADPVLPSVGWSWLTEALEAYGSEYTAASGSVTVVRSEGFGEMEADGSDAQIEVRASWTPLADESTAGMDSHAAAWSNLLCAIAGLPPLAPGVIPLQRRRGVR; from the coding sequence GTGGGAGCCCGAAGCGAGATCGACCGCACCCCCGCACGATTCACGGCTGCGGTAGAGCAGGTACGCCAGGCAGTCCTCCGACCTGAGGTCGTGGTGGACGAGATGCCTGCGCCCCAACGCATCGCGCCGCACGCCTTCGCGATGAGCGGAGACGTCCTTGTCGGCGAGGACGAGCTGGCGACGGGCCGCTTCATTCTGCTGCACGATCCGGCCGGCAACGACGCGTGGGGCGGCACATTCCGCTGTGTCACGTTCGCACGTGCCGACATCGACGCAGACATGGCCGCCGATCCTGTGCTCCCGAGCGTCGGGTGGAGCTGGCTGACCGAGGCCCTCGAGGCGTACGGCAGCGAATACACCGCGGCCAGTGGCAGCGTCACGGTCGTGAGGTCCGAAGGCTTCGGCGAGATGGAGGCCGACGGTTCGGACGCACAGATCGAGGTGCGCGCCTCATGGACGCCGCTGGCCGACGAATCGACCGCCGGCATGGACTCACATGCCGCCGCGTGGTCCAACCTGTTGTGTGCCATCGCCGGCCTGCCACCCTTGGCGCCCGGCGTGATCCCGTTGCAGCGCAGGCGTGGTGTGCGTTGA
- a CDS encoding YihY/virulence factor BrkB family protein: protein MVVEPVDRPGVAQSGKRVVARTVSSCFRYRVTGLAAEAAFFAILSLPPLVFGLAGTIGFVAERYDVAKVDVLKDRVIELASQALTPDTVDQVIAPTLNDVLGAGRIDVISIGFVLALWSGSRALNVFIDTISIIYGLGGHRGIVKTRALSFALYIIALLVGIILVPLVLAGPQVAADILTDRFAFLRYFYWPAVLLLSVGFLTTLYHLAVPVRKQWRVGLPGAVFTLLLWIFGSYFVRWALGFSTGGTSIYGPLAAPIAVLLWLYVLSIAVLIGAAINVAIEQGLEDSHWGHRSARVET, encoded by the coding sequence ATGGTGGTGGAACCGGTAGACCGACCGGGGGTCGCCCAGTCGGGCAAGAGGGTTGTCGCCCGCACCGTGAGCAGCTGCTTCCGCTATCGCGTGACGGGCCTGGCCGCCGAAGCGGCGTTCTTCGCGATCCTGTCGCTTCCGCCGTTGGTCTTCGGCCTGGCCGGCACGATCGGCTTCGTCGCGGAGCGCTACGACGTGGCCAAGGTCGACGTGCTCAAGGACCGGGTCATCGAACTGGCTTCCCAGGCGCTGACGCCCGACACCGTCGACCAGGTCATAGCGCCGACGCTCAACGACGTGCTGGGGGCCGGTCGCATCGACGTGATCTCGATTGGTTTCGTGCTCGCCCTGTGGTCCGGCTCGCGTGCTCTCAACGTCTTCATCGACACGATCTCGATCATCTACGGCCTCGGCGGACACCGCGGCATCGTCAAGACTCGGGCGCTGTCGTTCGCGCTCTACATCATCGCGTTGCTGGTCGGGATCATCCTGGTGCCGCTCGTGCTGGCCGGTCCGCAGGTTGCGGCCGACATCCTGACCGACAGGTTCGCCTTCCTGCGCTACTTCTACTGGCCAGCGGTGCTCCTGTTGTCGGTCGGATTCCTCACCACGCTCTACCACCTGGCGGTGCCGGTGCGGAAGCAGTGGCGGGTTGGCCTGCCCGGGGCAGTGTTCACGTTGCTGCTGTGGATCTTCGGCAGCTACTTCGTCCGCTGGGCTCTCGGCTTCTCGACGGGCGGCACGTCGATCTATGGACCGCTCGCCGCACCCATCGCGGTGCTGTTGTGGTTGTACGTCCTGTCGATCGCGGTGCTGATCGGGGCGGCGATCAACGTTGCGATCGAGCAGGGTCTCGAGGATTCGCACTGGGGTCATCGAAGCGCACGGGTCGAGACGTGA
- the hemE gene encoding uroporphyrinogen decarboxylase, protein MTSTMTDSAFLQACRGERPDHTPVWFMRQAGRSLPEYLALREGTAMLESCFRTDMVVEITMQPVRRYGVDAAIFFSDIVVPLKAIGVDLDIVPGVGPVVADPIRSAAQLTQFRDIEPDDVSPITDAVTALVGELGTTPLIGFAGAPFTLASYLVEGGPSRDHRLTKQLMYSEPDLWHALLGRMAAIAGQFLRLQVEAGASAVQLFDSWAGTLSLADYETYVKPHSAAVLDSVADLGVPRIHFGVGTGELLHSMGDAGADVVGVDWRVPMDEAVRRVGPGRAVQGNLDPTTLFAPTEFVHSRAAQIIDAASAAEGHVFNLGHGVLPATDPDSLARLVDFVHGYESTAS, encoded by the coding sequence GTGACCTCGACGATGACCGACAGCGCTTTCCTCCAAGCCTGCCGAGGGGAGCGACCCGATCACACGCCGGTGTGGTTCATGCGCCAGGCTGGCCGCTCGCTCCCTGAGTACCTCGCACTGCGCGAGGGCACCGCGATGCTCGAGTCGTGCTTTCGGACCGACATGGTCGTCGAGATCACGATGCAGCCCGTACGCCGCTACGGCGTCGATGCGGCGATCTTCTTCTCTGACATCGTCGTGCCGCTCAAGGCGATCGGCGTCGATCTGGACATCGTGCCGGGCGTCGGACCGGTCGTCGCGGATCCGATCCGCTCGGCCGCACAACTCACGCAGTTCCGCGACATCGAGCCGGACGACGTCAGCCCGATCACCGACGCCGTCACGGCCCTGGTCGGCGAGCTGGGCACGACACCGCTGATTGGCTTCGCGGGCGCACCGTTCACCCTGGCGTCCTACCTCGTCGAGGGCGGGCCCTCGCGTGACCACCGACTGACCAAGCAGCTGATGTACTCCGAGCCAGATCTGTGGCACGCCCTGCTGGGCCGGATGGCCGCGATTGCCGGTCAGTTCCTCCGACTGCAGGTCGAGGCCGGCGCCTCTGCGGTCCAGCTGTTCGACTCGTGGGCTGGCACGCTGTCGCTCGCGGACTACGAGACGTACGTCAAGCCACACTCGGCCGCCGTGCTGGACTCGGTGGCTGACCTCGGTGTGCCGCGCATTCACTTCGGCGTGGGCACCGGCGAGCTGCTGCACTCGATGGGCGACGCGGGCGCTGACGTCGTCGGCGTCGACTGGCGGGTGCCGATGGACGAGGCCGTCCGGCGGGTCGGGCCTGGGCGCGCGGTCCAGGGCAACCTCGATCCCACGACGCTGTTCGCGCCGACCGAGTTCGTGCACTCCCGCGCCGCGCAGATCATCGATGCCGCAAGCGCGGCCGAAGGGCATGTCTTCAACCTGGGCCACGGGGTGCTTCCCGCCACCGATCCGGACTCGCTGGCGCGCCTGGTCGACTTCGTGCACGGCTACGAGTCCACCGCCTCCTGA